In the genome of Dioscorea cayenensis subsp. rotundata cultivar TDr96_F1 chromosome 1, TDr96_F1_v2_PseudoChromosome.rev07_lg8_w22 25.fasta, whole genome shotgun sequence, one region contains:
- the LOC120280976 gene encoding gibberellin 2-beta-dioxygenase 8-like: MEKGGGVVHLVLQQTCHWNHFRYNESRTFQYLKCSTEKKPVAFQDHYRAIFKDLNELLQLGDDNKQDVVEECELPLIDLSKLKNGNKNDVANCTAAIAKASSEFGFFQVLNHGISHELLGEMKEEQKKLFELPFEKKATSKLLNDFYRWGTPSATSLNQFSWSEAFHCPLSDISLKNHSATSSSHFLREVMEKVAGAMLELARTLARVLAEDLGYPGDGFTENCNKSTCFLRLNRYPRCPFSPEVFGLQPHTDSDYLTILYQDEVGGLQLMKDNKWVAVKPNSDALIVNIGDLFQAWSNDIYKSVEHKVMANGKMERYSMAFFLCPSYDSTIGSCKQPSIYNSFTFGDFRKQVQQDVLKTGKKIGLPRFLIT, translated from the exons GAGTAGTTCATCTTGTCCTTCAACAGACATGCCATTGGAATCATTTTCGATACAATGAATCAAGGACGTTTCAATACTTAAAATGCTCAACTGAAAAGAAACCGGTTGCTTTTCAAG ATCACTACAGAGCTATTTTCAAAGACTTAAATGAATTGCTGCAATTGGGAGATGATAACAAACAGGATGTTGTAGAGGAATGTGAGTTGCCATTGATAGATCTCAGCAAGCTGAAAAATGGCAACAAGAACGACGTTGCTAATTGCACAGCAGCCATTGCTAAGGCGTCTTCAGAGTTTGGCTTTTTCCAAGTTCTCAATCATGGGATAAGCCATGAACTTCTTGGAGAGATGAAGGAGGAGCAAAAGAAACTCTTCGAGTTGCCATTCGAGAAGAAAGCCACCTCTAAACTCTTGAATGATTTTTATAGATGGGGCACACCTTCGGCCACTTCTCTCAACCAGTTCTCCTGGTCTGAAGCTTTCCACTGTCCGCTTTCCGATATCTCCCTCAAGAATCACTCTGCTACTTCCTCATCTCATTTTCTCAG GGAGGTGATGGAGAAGGTAGCGGGGGCTATGTTGGAGCTTGCAAGGACTCTTGCCAGAGTTCTGGCAGAAGACTTGGGATATCCCGGTGATGGTTTTACGGAAAACTGCAACAAGAGCACGTGTTTTCTTCGCTTGAATCGGTATCCTCGGTGCCCGTTCTCGCCCGAGGTTTTTGGCCTACAACCTCACACAGACAGTGACTATCTGACCATTCTCTATCAAGATGAGGTTGGTGGCTTGCAACTGATGAAAGACAATAAGTGGGTGGCTGTCAAGCCCAACTCTGATGCTCTCATTGTCAACATTGGAGATCTCTTTCag GCATGGAGCAATGATATATACAAGAGTGTGGAACACAAAGTGATGGCAAATGGGAAGATGGAGAGGTATTCCATGGCTTTCTTTCTCTGCCCTTCATATGATTCAACCATTGGAAGTTGCAAACAACCTTCTATCTACAACAGCTTCACTTTTGGAGATTTCAGGAAACAAGTGCAACAAGATGTTCTTAAAACTGGGAAAAAAATTGGCCTTCCAAGATTTCTTATTACATAA